In a single window of the Nicotiana tomentosiformis chromosome 8, ASM39032v3, whole genome shotgun sequence genome:
- the LOC108947640 gene encoding uncharacterized protein, whose amino-acid sequence MRPLKREGVWSGSRKGLIMTCGFCSTTCHNRKKCPLANGEGTSQTVQDVLLTAPQDSQNSEFVFMPTPGVRMTSPEHSSQFAGLQNTLQQSIAPSILDDDEYKGEDEEQNVMPKVISEAKTRLQQRKLHQEPIGTRKIAFNGDIDGVSVPADLPYSPKNLTWKGKSAMYSSQWVADKEKRIEKLKTKTAMY is encoded by the exons ATGAGGCCTTTGAAGAGGGAGGGGGTATGGTCAGGTTCAAGAAAGGGACTTATAATGACATGTGGGTTCTGTAGTACAACATGTCACAACAGAAAAAAATGCCCTTTG GCTAATGGTGAAGGAACTTCCCAAACAGTACAAGATGTGCTCTTAACGGCACCCCAAGACAGTCAAAATTCAGAATTTGTCTTCATGCCTACTCCGGGAGTGAGAATGACCTCTCCTGAACATTCCAGTCAATTTGCTGGACTTCAAAACACGCTTCAACAATCAATTGCACCTTCAATATTAGATGATGATGAATATAAAGGTGAAGATGAAGAGCAAAATGTGATGCCTAAGGTGATATCTGAAGCTAAGACTAGGCTTCAACAAAGAAAATTGCATCAAGAACCTATTGGTACCAGGAAGATTGCCTTCAACGGAGATATAGATGGTGTCAGTGTGCCTGCTGATCTACCCTATTCACCAAAGAATCTCACCTGGAAAGGCAAATCAGCTATGTACTCAAGCCAATGGGTAGCAGACAAGGAAAAAAGAATTGAAAAACTGAAGACTAAAACGGCCATGTATTAG